A section of the Citrus sinensis cultivar Valencia sweet orange chromosome 8, DVS_A1.0, whole genome shotgun sequence genome encodes:
- the LOC127899184 gene encoding uncharacterized protein LOC127899184, with product MPSVTRQSDEHDDHDDIPNPIPEQRHDTFEQRHDAFEQRHDAFEQRHDAFEQRHDTFEDEVAVDDQQQTDNSDDARDSESRTKQFNDYVRRRLDKIDRNVYEIKSELKDFKETVVGFIDTFSKRPNKDSPTARSYAAPDDYGVYTDVGNENLSTPTSLVSFYGDVSGESVQVFTEVPPGVSKFGRAYILSYVYNSPYMIPPVRRGQNVRRLPRPQIMEHAIDMSTSVDVNPLRGLEDSSWFAEFDRWFTGDIRVRRNVQHPRSFFQIILGTASMGWLGDEHIHEYLRLISGKQRQYPNALLQRVTHTDTFFWVFLNQLWNNGNCAVDSMVFDDRLNSYLCGRQHTMSKSMTDVDMLLIPVNLDGAHWVLARVDFRKNKVWIYDSLLTFRDDKRYKLKFKPLEVIFPRWLEYVGFYNIRPELRSEDPWKVIAVKSAPQQEPGTGDCGVFVLMVTMYLMFGLRLEFNASHVEYFRKKIAVDIFNDDIIL from the exons ATGCCGTCGGTTACAAGACAATCGGACGAGCATGACGATCATGACGACATACCAAACCCAATACCAGAGCAGCGTCATGACACTTTTGAGCAGCGTCATGACGCTTTTGAGCAGCGTCATGACGCTTTTGAGCAGCGTCATGACGCTTTTGAGCAGCGTCATGACACTTTTGAGGATGAGGTGGCTGTTGATGACCAGCAGCAAACAGACAACTCTGATGACGCACGGGATTCTgag TCGAGGACAAAGCAGTTTAATGATTACGTACGACGACGGCTGGATAAGATTGATCGTAACGTGTATGAAATAAAGtcagaattaaaagattttaaagaaaccGTTGTTGGCTTCATCGACACATTTTCTAAACGTCCAAATAAGGATTCTCCCACTGCACGCTCGTATGCG GCCCCGGATGACTATGGAGTGTATACTGACGTGGGCAATGAAAATTTGTCTACGCCCACGTCATTGGTTAGTTTCTACGGGGATGTTAGTGGGGAGAGCGTGCAGGTGTTCACAGAGGTGCCTCCGGGCGTTAGTAAGTTCGGCCGCGCGTACATACTGTCGTATGTTTATAACAGTCCTTACATGATTCCTCCGGTCAGGCGAGGACAGAACGTCCGGAGGTTACCTCGACCCCAAATCATGGAGCATGCGATTGACATGAGTACGAGTGTGGATGTAAATCCGCTGAGAGGATTGGAGGACTCTAGTTGGTTTGCTGAGTTTGATCGATGGTTCACTGGTGATATCAGAGTCCGCCGGAACGTCCAGCACCCGCGgtcattctttcaaataattttggggACAGCTTCGATGGGATGGCTAGGCGATgag CATATTCACGAGTATCTCCGCTTGATTAGCGGGAAACAACGGCAGTATCCAAATGCCTTACTCCAACGTGTCACACATACGgacacatttttttgg GTGTTCTTGAATCAGTTATGGAATAACGGGAATTGTGCAGTCGATTCAATGGTATTCGACGACCGCTTGAATAGTTATCTGTGTGGGCGACAGCACACAATGTCAAAATCAATGACGGATGTCGATatg TTACTCATCCCTGTTAACTTGGACGGCGCGCATTGGGTACTAGCACGAGTTGACTTTCGGAAAAATAAAGTCTGGATTTATGACTCATTACTCACATTTCGCGACGACAAAAGGTACAAGTTGAAATTCAagccacttgaagttatattccCTCGCTGGTTGGAATATGTTGGCTTCTACAATATACGACCTGAGTTGCGGAGTGAAGACCCATGGAAAGTTATCGCAGTTAAGAGCGCGCCACAACAAGAGCCTGGAACTGGCGATTGCGGTGTTTTTGTATTGATGGTTAcgatgtatttaatgttcgGGCTTAGGTTGGAGTTTAACGCTAGTCATGTCGAGTACtttagaaagaagattgcggttgatatatttaatgacgaTATTATATTGTAG
- the LOC127899185 gene encoding uncharacterized protein LOC127899185 yields MDALKIAMFYFADRVLNARKNHCQINFDWLDQVDDIQYFRKRPWGLLSWEMIYESLDNALFEKDEKFKKTRLKNPDHNIEKYNLYGFTSGVQAWIYEAIGGLPSTWVVKTKSKIPRILQWKPMASSRINFAEVYSFFNDESRLVSNMYYLFF; encoded by the exons ATGGACGCATTAAAGATTGcgatgttttattttgcggaCAGAGtactaaatgcaagaaaaaatcactgtcaaattaatttcgatTGGCTTGACCAAGTTGATGATATTCAGTACTTCCGAAAGCGTCCATGGGGTCTATTGTCGTGGGAAATGATTTATGAGAGTCTTGACAATGCACTGTTCGAAAAAGAcgagaaatttaagaagaCTCGGTTGAAAAATCCAGatcataatattgaaaaatacaatctttaCGGATTTACGTCTGGGGTGCAG GCTTGGATTTATGAAGCAATCGGAGGGTTACCATCAACATGGGTCGTCAAAACGAAGAGTAAGATTCCCCGCATTCTGCAATGGAAGCCTATGGCGTCTTCGAGAATCAACTTTGCGGAGGTTTATTCGTTCTTCAACGACGAATCTCGTCTTGTAAGTAATatgtattacttatttttttaa
- the LOC102629543 gene encoding cytochrome P450 94C1-like gives MELFDYSALCLQPFRNTLSFMFFTFTILFFLFSLLIFVLRLKPWCQCDACRSYLTFSWLKDFNNLCDWYTHLLAKSPTGTIHLHVLGNTITSNPGNVEYILKTRFDNYPKGKAFSVILGDLLGRGIFNVDGDSWEFQRKMACFELGSFNIKMYALELVTAEIRSRLIPLLSSAANKDNNILDLQDVFRRFSFDSICKFSFGLDPECLMLNLPVSKFATAFDLASKLSAERALAPSPIVWKIKRLLNIGSEKQLKGAINLVNELAETMIHQRQQMGFSKKNDLLSRFMASIDDDKYLRDIVVSFLLAGRDTVASGLTSFFWLLSQHPEVESAIRNESYKIMKPNQDLVSFEQLRELHYLNAAVYESMRLFPPVQFDSKFAQEDDILPDGTFVRKGTRVTYHPYAMGRMERIWGPDCLEFKPERWLRNGRFVLENPFKYPVFQAGHRVCLGKDIALVEMKSVALAVVRKFNIRVSDPNQAPQFAPGLTATVRGGLPVMVQERGD, from the coding sequence ATGGAGCTATTTGATTATTCTGCCTTGTGCCTGCAACCTTTCCGCAACACTTTAAGTTTCATGTTTTTCACTTtcacaattttgttttttttgttttccttgttGATCTTTGTGCTGAGGCTGAAACCCTGGTGCCAATGTGATGCCTGCCGGAGCTATCTCACATTCAGTTGGTTGAAAGATTTCAACAATCTTTGCGATTGGTACACTCATCTTCTTGCAAAATCACCGACTGGGACAATTCATCTTCACGTTCTTGGCAACACAATCACATCTAATCCTGGAAACGTTGAGTACATTCTCAAGACAAGATTCGATAATTACCCAAAAGGGAAGGCCTTCTCAGTAATCTTGGGAGACCTTTTGGGTCGAGGTATTTTCAACGTTGATGGCGATTCTTGGGAGTTTCAAAGGAAAATGGCATGTTTTGAGCTTGGTagttttaacattaaaatgtATGCTCTCGAGCTTGTGACGGCTGAGATTCGTTCCAGGCTCATTCCTCTATTATCATCAGCAGCTAATAAAGACAACAATATCTTAGATCTACAAGATGTGTTTCGTCGATTTTCATTTGATAGTATTTGCAAATTCTCCTTCGGTTTAGACCCCGAGTGCCTCATGTTAAATCTGCCAGTTTCAAAATTTGCGACAGCATTTGATCTTGCATCGAAACTGTCAGCAGAACGAGCACTGGCGCCGTCGCCAATTGTATGGAAGATCAAGCGGCTACTGAATATAGGCTCCGAGAAGCAGCTCAAAGGAGCAATAAATCTGGTGAATGAACTAGCTGAGACGATGATACATCAACGGCAGCAAATGGGTTTCTCCAAGAAGAACGATCTGTTATCAAGATTCATGGCCTCCATTGACGACGACAAATATCTTCGAGACATCGTTGTCAGCTTCCTATTGGCCGGTCGTGACACTGTGGCCTCAGGGCTCACAAGCTTCTTCTGGTTGCTATCTCAACATCCTGAAGTGGAATCAGCAATCAGAAACGAGTCATATAAAATCATGAAGCCAAATCAGGATCTTGTCAGCTTTGAACAATTGCGAGAATTGCATTACTTAAACGCCGCCGTATACGAGAGCATGAGGCTGTTTCCTCCTGTGCAGTTTGACTCCAAGTTTGCTCAAGAAGATGATATATTACCGGATGGTACGTTTGTAAGAAAAGGCACTAGGGTTACATATCATCCGTATGCAATGGGTCGGATGGAGCGGATTTGGGGTCCGGATTGTTTAGAATTCAAGCCTGAGAGGTGGCTTAGAAATGGAAGATTCGTGCTCGAAAACCCATTTAAGTACCCAGTTTTCCAAGCTGGTCATAGGGTTTGTTTGGGCAAGGATATTGCTCTAGTGGAGATGAAAAGTGTGGCTCTTGCAGTTGTCCGGAAGTTCAATATCCGGGTTTCGGATCCAAATCAGGCTCCGCAGTTTGCGCCCGGTCTGACTGCCACCGTGAGAGGCGGCTTACCGGTGATGGTTCAAGAAAGAGGAGACTAA